A portion of the Adhaeribacter radiodurans genome contains these proteins:
- a CDS encoding RagB/SusD family nutrient uptake outer membrane protein, giving the protein MKKSIILGSSILLSILSSCSDSFLDVKPKAALTIDALTTNKGVNSLLVGAYSLLDGWATAEGAYRSYQSSADNWVYGSVASDDAYKGTIAGDQPPISLIEQGNISSDNIYFRGKWRGMYDGIARTNDVLQTLAKVTDVTDAERLQITAEARFLRGHYHFELKKMFNMVPYIDETIYNPNDLESTKKTNTEDIWPKIVADLTFAYDNLPPKQTQPGRASKWAAGATLAKAYLFQKKYTEAKTLLDAIVASNQFRLMDRYHDNFRAVTNNNAESIFEVEHSVNDGASGGENGNVGATLNYPYGGGGVTTCCGFFQPSQNLVNAFKTDAGGLPLLETFNNEDVTSDQGIEATQPFTPYDGTVDPRLDWTVGRRGIPFLDWGVHPGKTYVRDQAYGGPYSPKKHVMYRSDVGTNTFAGNPRLNANNYRLIRYSHVLLWLAEVETELGNLEAARGYVNQIRRRAANPDGFVKNADGTPAAKYVINEYTAPWTDQALARKAVQFEERLEFGMEGHRRFDLVRWGIAAETLNNYYATESKKRSYLAGVQFIPGKHEYFPIPLQEILNSKANGQNTLTQNPGY; this is encoded by the coding sequence ATGAAAAAAAGTATAATATTAGGCAGCAGCATTTTACTCAGCATATTAAGCTCCTGCTCCGATTCTTTTCTGGACGTAAAACCCAAAGCTGCTCTCACCATCGATGCCCTAACCACCAATAAAGGAGTTAACTCCTTGCTGGTAGGTGCTTATTCGCTGTTGGATGGCTGGGCAACTGCTGAAGGCGCTTACCGTTCGTACCAATCATCCGCGGATAATTGGGTATATGGCAGTGTGGCTTCGGATGATGCTTACAAGGGAACAATTGCCGGCGATCAACCACCTATTTCCTTAATTGAGCAAGGAAATATCTCTTCCGATAACATTTATTTCCGGGGCAAGTGGCGGGGCATGTACGATGGTATTGCCCGCACCAACGATGTGTTGCAAACTTTAGCGAAAGTTACCGATGTTACTGACGCCGAACGTTTGCAAATTACCGCCGAAGCCCGGTTTTTACGCGGACATTACCACTTCGAGCTGAAGAAAATGTTTAACATGGTGCCTTACATCGACGAAACCATTTACAACCCCAACGACCTGGAAAGCACCAAAAAAACCAATACCGAAGATATCTGGCCTAAAATTGTGGCCGATCTAACCTTTGCCTACGATAATTTGCCGCCTAAACAAACCCAACCAGGCCGGGCCAGTAAATGGGCCGCGGGAGCTACCCTGGCGAAGGCTTACTTATTTCAGAAAAAATATACCGAAGCCAAAACTTTGCTCGATGCTATTGTGGCCAGTAATCAATTTAGGTTAATGGATCGTTACCACGATAATTTTAGGGCCGTTACCAACAACAACGCTGAATCAATTTTTGAAGTGGAACACTCTGTAAACGATGGCGCTTCGGGGGGTGAAAACGGAAACGTGGGTGCTACTTTAAATTATCCGTACGGCGGTGGTGGGGTAACTACTTGCTGCGGCTTTTTCCAGCCCTCGCAAAATTTAGTAAATGCCTTTAAAACCGACGCCGGTGGCTTACCGTTACTGGAAACTTTTAATAACGAAGATGTTACCAGTGACCAAGGCATTGAAGCTACGCAACCCTTCACTCCCTATGACGGCACCGTAGATCCGCGCCTTGACTGGACCGTTGGCCGTCGGGGCATTCCGTTCCTGGATTGGGGCGTGCATCCGGGTAAAACGTACGTGCGCGACCAGGCTTATGGTGGTCCTTACTCGCCGAAAAAACACGTGATGTATCGCTCCGATGTGGGTACCAATACTTTTGCCGGTAATCCCCGCTTAAACGCAAACAATTACCGCCTTATCCGGTATTCACATGTTTTATTATGGCTAGCCGAAGTGGAAACGGAACTAGGTAACCTGGAAGCTGCTCGCGGCTACGTAAACCAAATTAGAAGAAGAGCGGCCAATCCCGATGGTTTTGTTAAAAATGCCGATGGCACCCCGGCGGCTAAATACGTTATTAATGAATATACCGCTCCCTGGACCGATCAGGCTTTAGCCCGCAAAGCCGTGCAGTTCGAAGAACGTTTAGAATTTGGCATGGAAGGCCACCGTCGGTTTGATTTAGTGCGTTGGGGCATTGCCGCCGAAACCTTGAATAACTATTACGCTACTGAATCGAAGAAGCGGTCTTACCTGGCTGGGGTGCAGTTTATTCCGGGGAAACACGAGTACTTCCCCATTCCGCTGCAGGAAATACTAAACAGCAAGGCTAACGGACAAAATACTTTAACTCAGAATCCCGGTTACTAA